In the genome of Raphanus sativus cultivar WK10039 chromosome 4, ASM80110v3, whole genome shotgun sequence, one region contains:
- the LOC108848491 gene encoding uncharacterized protein LOC108848491 isoform X2: MMNTSNGMISAPSSSSSPAANPQSPGIKTYFKTPEGKYKLHYEKTHSSTLLHYSHGKTVTQVTLAQLKERAAPSTPTGTSSSGYTASSGFRSATARLLGTGNGNRALSFVGGNGGGKGVSTSSRISGSFAASSSSTSMMTNTNFDGKGTYLVFNVGDAIFICDLNSQEKDPVKSIHFSNSNPMCHAFDPDAKDGHDLLIGLNSGDVYTVSLRQQLQDVSKKLVGALHYNKDGSVNNSRCTNIAWVPGGDGAFVVAHADGNLYLYEKNKDGATDSTFPAIRDPTQFLVDKAKNSKSNPVARWHICQGSINSIAFSNDGSHLATVGRDGYLRVFDFSTQKLVCGGKSYYGALLCCSWSMDGKYILTGGEDDLVQVWSMDDRKVVAWGEGHNSWVSGVAFDSYWSSPNTDGSGEHIMYRFGSVGQLLLWDLEMDEIVVPLRRPPGGSPTYSTGSQSAHWDNVIPVGTLQPAPCKRDVPKLSPVIAHRVHTEPLSGLMFTQESVVTACREGHIKIWTRPSVSETQSSSSEANPAIAILSSSFPKDNRGSLSSKIGGSSLK; the protein is encoded by the exons ATGATGAACACTTCTAATGGAATGATATCAGCaccatcttcctcctcttcacCTGCCGCCAATCCTCAGTCCCCTGGGATTAAAACTTATTTCAAGACGCCGGAAGGCAAGTACAAGCTCCACTACGAGAAGACTCATTCATCTACCCTCCTTCACTACTCTCACGGCAAAACCGTTACTCAG GTAACGCTAGCTCAGCTTAAGGAAAGAGCTGCTCCTTCGACTCCAACTGGTACTTCGTCTTCTGGTTACACTGCTAGTAGCGGATTCCGTTCAGCAACGGCGAGATTGCTAGGCACTGGAAACGGAAACCGTGCGCTTAGTTTCGTTGGAGGTAATGGAGGGGGCAAAGGTGTGAGTACTAGTTCAAGGATTAGTGGCTCCTTTGCTGCTTCTAGCTCTAGCACGTCGATGATGACGAATACAAACTTTGATGGGAAAGGAACTTACTTGGTCTTCAATGTGGGTGATGCAATTTTTATCTGTGACTTGAACTCACAAGAGAAG GATCCAGTAAAGTCTATCCATTTCAGTAACTCAAACCCTATGTGCCATGCTTTTGATCCGGATGCTAAGGATGGGCATGATTTACTTATTGGGCTTAATTCTGGGGATG TGTACACTGTATCGCTGAGACAGCAGTTACAGGACGTCTCTAAAAAGCTAGTTGGTGCTCTACACTATAATAAGGACGGCTCTGTGAATAACAG CCGTTGTACTAATATTGCTTGGGTGCCTGGAGGTGATGGAGCATTTGTCGTTGCTCATGCCGATGGCAATTTATACCTGTATGAGAAG AACAAAGATGGTGCCACTGATTCAACATTTCCTGCTATAAGAGATCCTACACAATTTTTAGTTGACAAAGCCAAAAATAGCAAG AGTAACCCTGTTGCGAGATGGCATATCTGTCAAGGTTCAATCAACAGCATTGCATTCTCAAATGATGGGTCACACTTGGCGACTGTTGGAAGAGATG GTTATCTTCGCGTTTTTGACTTCTCAACGCAGAAGCTAGTATGTGGTGGAAAAAGTTACTACGGTGCTCTGCTCTGCTGTTCTTGGAG TATGGATGGAAAGTACATTTTGACTGGAGGTGAAGATGACTTGGTTCAAGTGTGGAGTATGGATGATCGGAAGGTAGTGGCGTGGGGTGAGGGACATAACTCATGG GTAAGTGGAGTAGCGTTTGATTCCTATTGGTCGTCACCAAATACAGATGGGTCAGGAGAGCATATCATGTACCGTTTTGGATCAGTTGGTCAG CTACTTCTCTGGGACCTTGAAATGGACGAGATAGTGGTACCACTTAGGCGACCTCCAGGAGGATCTCCTACTTACAGCACGGGAAGTCAATCGGCTCACTGGGACAATGTTATACCGGTGGGAACTCTTCAGCCCGCTCCTTGCAAGCGTGATGTGCCAAAGCTCTCGCCGGTCATAGCTCACCGTGTTCACACCGAGCCCCTCTCCGGCTTGATGTTCACACAAGAATCTGTGGTGACGGCTTGTCGAGAAGGTCATATAAAGATCTGGACAAGGCCGAGTGTCTCAGAAACACAGTCTAGCAGCTCAGAAGCAAATCCTGCAATTGCTATCTTGAGCTCAAGCTTTCCTAAAGACAACAGAGGCTCACTGAGCAGCAAGATCGGTGGTTCTAGTTTAAAGTAA
- the LOC108848491 gene encoding uncharacterized protein LOC108848491 isoform X1, translating into MMNTSNGMISAPSSSSSPAANPQSPGIKTYFKTPEGKYKLHYEKTHSSTLLHYSHGKTVTQVTLAQLKERAAPSTPTGTSSSGYTASSGFRSATARLLGTGNGNRALSFVGGNGGGKGVSTSSRISGSFAASSSSTSMMTNTNFDGKGTYLVFNVGDAIFICDLNSQEKDPVKSIHFSNSNPMCHAFDPDAKDGHDLLIGLNSGDVYTVSLRQQLQDVSKKLVGALHYNKDGSVNNSRCTNIAWVPGGDGAFVVAHADGNLYLYEKNKDGATDSTFPAIRDPTQFLVDKAKNSKSNPVARWHICQGSINSIAFSNDGSHLATVGRDGYLRVFDFSTQKLVCGGKSYYGALLCCSWSMDGKYILTGGEDDLVQVWSMDDRKVVAWGEGHNSWVSGVAFDSYWSSPNTDGSGEHIMYRFGSVGQDTQLLLWDLEMDEIVVPLRRPPGGSPTYSTGSQSAHWDNVIPVGTLQPAPCKRDVPKLSPVIAHRVHTEPLSGLMFTQESVVTACREGHIKIWTRPSVSETQSSSSEANPAIAILSSSFPKDNRGSLSSKIGGSSLK; encoded by the exons ATGATGAACACTTCTAATGGAATGATATCAGCaccatcttcctcctcttcacCTGCCGCCAATCCTCAGTCCCCTGGGATTAAAACTTATTTCAAGACGCCGGAAGGCAAGTACAAGCTCCACTACGAGAAGACTCATTCATCTACCCTCCTTCACTACTCTCACGGCAAAACCGTTACTCAG GTAACGCTAGCTCAGCTTAAGGAAAGAGCTGCTCCTTCGACTCCAACTGGTACTTCGTCTTCTGGTTACACTGCTAGTAGCGGATTCCGTTCAGCAACGGCGAGATTGCTAGGCACTGGAAACGGAAACCGTGCGCTTAGTTTCGTTGGAGGTAATGGAGGGGGCAAAGGTGTGAGTACTAGTTCAAGGATTAGTGGCTCCTTTGCTGCTTCTAGCTCTAGCACGTCGATGATGACGAATACAAACTTTGATGGGAAAGGAACTTACTTGGTCTTCAATGTGGGTGATGCAATTTTTATCTGTGACTTGAACTCACAAGAGAAG GATCCAGTAAAGTCTATCCATTTCAGTAACTCAAACCCTATGTGCCATGCTTTTGATCCGGATGCTAAGGATGGGCATGATTTACTTATTGGGCTTAATTCTGGGGATG TGTACACTGTATCGCTGAGACAGCAGTTACAGGACGTCTCTAAAAAGCTAGTTGGTGCTCTACACTATAATAAGGACGGCTCTGTGAATAACAG CCGTTGTACTAATATTGCTTGGGTGCCTGGAGGTGATGGAGCATTTGTCGTTGCTCATGCCGATGGCAATTTATACCTGTATGAGAAG AACAAAGATGGTGCCACTGATTCAACATTTCCTGCTATAAGAGATCCTACACAATTTTTAGTTGACAAAGCCAAAAATAGCAAG AGTAACCCTGTTGCGAGATGGCATATCTGTCAAGGTTCAATCAACAGCATTGCATTCTCAAATGATGGGTCACACTTGGCGACTGTTGGAAGAGATG GTTATCTTCGCGTTTTTGACTTCTCAACGCAGAAGCTAGTATGTGGTGGAAAAAGTTACTACGGTGCTCTGCTCTGCTGTTCTTGGAG TATGGATGGAAAGTACATTTTGACTGGAGGTGAAGATGACTTGGTTCAAGTGTGGAGTATGGATGATCGGAAGGTAGTGGCGTGGGGTGAGGGACATAACTCATGG GTAAGTGGAGTAGCGTTTGATTCCTATTGGTCGTCACCAAATACAGATGGGTCAGGAGAGCATATCATGTACCGTTTTGGATCAGTTGGTCAG GACACACAGCTACTTCTCTGGGACCTTGAAATGGACGAGATAGTGGTACCACTTAGGCGACCTCCAGGAGGATCTCCTACTTACAGCACGGGAAGTCAATCGGCTCACTGGGACAATGTTATACCGGTGGGAACTCTTCAGCCCGCTCCTTGCAAGCGTGATGTGCCAAAGCTCTCGCCGGTCATAGCTCACCGTGTTCACACCGAGCCCCTCTCCGGCTTGATGTTCACACAAGAATCTGTGGTGACGGCTTGTCGAGAAGGTCATATAAAGATCTGGACAAGGCCGAGTGTCTCAGAAACACAGTCTAGCAGCTCAGAAGCAAATCCTGCAATTGCTATCTTGAGCTCAAGCTTTCCTAAAGACAACAGAGGCTCACTGAGCAGCAAGATCGGTGGTTCTAGTTTAAAGTAA